One genomic region from Oncorhynchus clarkii lewisi isolate Uvic-CL-2024 chromosome 21, UVic_Ocla_1.0, whole genome shotgun sequence encodes:
- the LOC139379377 gene encoding histidine N-acetyltransferase, whose amino-acid sequence MKIENSLPRPQLPETPPQTGLQFTVATEEDFEEIMAMSQDIYGGLDYLPTRYTAWLSESNRTVILARKQGKVIALESVCVIDDGDTMLVEGLRVAPQERGKGVAGVLLRFCSQLVKSKWPEVKVTRLTRDDQLGPKDFQKYRLITKQGILLVRFNAEDLKLRLSELGLHVTLPPSSEGTSQGSDTPLVPPVLLDLNEAHQMFLNSGLMSNILPNATIVQDWQPFKPLPSNMAILLKKDIDWMVDDRDVPAVASLCTHPFRVPGGPYRVGDDTYYLNIDVFGKDIGLVLQQFLSHLRRHTATLKGYVMCQMFLDPLMWKPMVEFCRQTLKVELVKEYTEQCVVESDVM is encoded by the exons ATGAAGATTGAGAACAGCCTGCCCCGCCCCCAGCTCCCCGAGACCCCTCCCCAGACGGGCCTCCAGTTCACCGTGGCGACAGAGGAGGACTTTGAAGAGATCATGGCGATGAGCCAGGACATCTATGGAGGGCTGGACTACCTGCCGACCCGCTACACCGCCTGGCTGTCCGAGTCCAACCGCACCGTCATACTGGCCCGCAAGCAGGGCAAAGTG attgcCCTGGAGTCAGTGTGTGTGATAGATGACGGTGACACCATGCTGGTGGAGGGGTTACGTGTGGCCCcgcaggagagggggaagggcGTGGCAGGGGTGCTTCTGCGGTTCTGCTCTCAGCTGGTCAAGTCCAAGTGGCCTGAGGTGAAGGTGACCAGGCTGACCCGCGACGACCAGCTGGGGCCCAAAGACTTTCAGAAGTACCGCCTTATCACCAAACAG GGCATCCTGCTAGTTCGCTTCAATGCCGAAGACCTCAAGCTCCGGCTCTCCGAACTGGGGCTGCatgtgaccctccctccctcctctgaggGTACCTCCCAGGGTTCTGACACCCCCCTGGTTCCCCCGGTCCTTCTGGACCTCAACGAGGCCCACCAGATGTTCCTCAACTCTGGCCTGATGTCCAACATACTCCCTAACGCTACCATCGTCCAGGACTGGCAGCCGTTCAAGCCCCTACCCAGCAACATGGCCATTCTTCTGAAGAAG GACATCGACTGGATGGTGGACGACCGCGACGTCCCCGCCGTGGCCAGCCTCTGCACCCACCCCTTCCGGGTGCCTGGAGGTCCTTACCGAGTTGGTGACGACACGTACTACCTCAACATCGACGTGTTCGGTAAGGACATAGGCCTGGTGCTCCAGCAGTTCCTGAGTCACCTCCGGCGTCACACAGCCACCCTGAAGGGCTACGTCATGTGTCAGATGTTTCTGGATCCCCTCATGTGGAAACCCATGGTCGAATTCTGTCGCCAGACACTGAAGGTGGAGCTGGTTAAGGAATACACAGAGCAGTGCGTGGTCGAGTCGGATGTCATGTAG